One Tunturibacter gelidoferens genomic region harbors:
- a CDS encoding winged helix-turn-helix transcriptional regulator, translated as MPAYDAECLDQVARTMEVLRGKWTVQILCALLSGPVRLSQLRRLIPTASKKALTANLRSLEKMQLIFRRDLSNSVLHVEYEIAEPARAPLAALVGQLAGFPKYLPSLAND; from the coding sequence ATGCCTGCATACGACGCAGAATGCCTGGATCAAGTTGCGCGCACCATGGAGGTCTTACGAGGAAAATGGACCGTGCAAATTCTTTGTGCGCTGCTCTCCGGTCCAGTTCGTCTCAGTCAATTGAGGCGGCTAATACCAACGGCGTCCAAGAAGGCCCTAACCGCGAACCTTAGATCTCTTGAAAAAATGCAGCTGATCTTCCGCCGAGATTTGAGCAATTCCGTTCTTCATGTTGAGTATGAAATCGCTGAGCCTGCACGAGCACCTCTGGCGGCGCTCGTCGGTCAGCTTGCTGGGTTTCCGAAGTATCTACCTTCTCTCGCTAATGATTAG
- a CDS encoding alginate lyase family protein translates to MKYVTLFLALALSPSIKAQSAAPCPSYPPVLNVSGPEFYSDSKGSEVDPTKEAELSKDREPINNFLSYETQSLDGAPSWSKMRGLSPICANLLLEGWAAAGAMATTVDAHGKYSREGGVDKGEFTRGMVMLTIKMKASGMPLGPDVLPWLGHLVGDKIKGDREHIAQGNKEGNLYYEDGATAAAYALLTHDKNAFDFQNEVWQYFLASVHDDGYLDSELSRGSRALIYQNRALSMLLALREIRSALHISETTEDRAKLKSLSNLVGHSICHPEEMAARAGVASEESMGDWGYRVQQAYGADLLNKDWQTCGIKANNLVDLNGGGDLNKMRQALIVLAQRQGR, encoded by the coding sequence ATGAAGTACGTCACACTGTTTTTGGCCCTAGCCCTTTCTCCTTCCATCAAGGCGCAGTCTGCAGCTCCATGTCCAAGCTATCCTCCAGTGTTGAACGTCAGCGGGCCAGAATTCTACTCCGACTCAAAAGGATCGGAGGTCGACCCGACGAAAGAGGCGGAGCTCAGCAAAGATCGAGAACCGATCAATAATTTTCTCTCGTACGAAACTCAGTCACTGGATGGTGCACCATCATGGAGCAAGATGAGGGGTTTATCTCCAATATGCGCCAATCTTCTGCTGGAAGGGTGGGCTGCCGCCGGTGCAATGGCAACGACCGTCGATGCACACGGCAAGTACAGCCGCGAAGGCGGCGTCGATAAAGGCGAATTCACGCGTGGCATGGTGATGCTGACGATCAAAATGAAGGCCAGTGGTATGCCATTGGGGCCGGATGTCCTGCCATGGCTTGGACACCTGGTTGGCGACAAGATCAAGGGGGATCGCGAGCATATCGCGCAAGGAAACAAAGAAGGCAACCTCTATTACGAGGATGGCGCGACCGCGGCAGCGTATGCCTTGTTGACACATGACAAGAATGCATTCGATTTTCAAAACGAAGTCTGGCAATACTTTCTTGCTTCGGTCCATGACGATGGATATCTGGACTCGGAACTCTCGCGAGGTTCCCGGGCACTCATTTACCAAAATCGAGCGCTCTCCATGCTGCTGGCCTTGCGCGAAATCCGGAGTGCGCTGCATATCTCGGAGACGACAGAAGATCGTGCCAAACTGAAATCGTTGTCTAATCTCGTCGGACATTCTATTTGCCATCCAGAAGAGATGGCCGCGCGTGCCGGTGTGGCAAGCGAGGAGTCGATGGGCGATTGGGGATATCGCGTTCAGCAAGCATACGGCGCGGACCTTTTGAACAAGGACTGGCAGACCTGCGGCATCAAGGCGAACAACCTGGTCGATCTGAATGGAGGCGGCGATTTGAACAAGATGCGTCAGGCCCTGATCGTCCTCGCACAGCGTCAGGGAAGGTGA
- the pssA gene encoding CDP-diacylglycerol--serine O-phosphatidyltransferase yields the protein MEDAQIETDEKVRRQPSRGMYVLPSLFTAGNMAAGYYAITQSIQGSVADQSYFDRAALALGIAVLFDGLDGIIARMTHTTSDFGKELDSLADVITFGVAPSLLAYIWGFRMLPLMAHPEARQQIVHIGVFVCFIFLICGASRLARFNISINPQPRNPGRPGKKYFVGMPIPAGAGVISSVIHFQHGSPIDNPWIALVWLCLLLFTSFLMVSNWRFWSAKEITLGKRHPFQLVAVIAFIGALIVLYSEYMLIILAMAYLVSGVVARLAYSWGRERRHSAV from the coding sequence ATGGAGGACGCGCAGATCGAGACCGACGAGAAGGTGAGGCGTCAACCTAGTCGGGGGATGTACGTGCTGCCATCGCTATTTACGGCGGGCAACATGGCCGCTGGGTACTACGCAATTACGCAGAGTATTCAGGGGTCCGTGGCGGATCAGAGTTACTTCGATCGAGCTGCGTTGGCGCTTGGGATTGCCGTTCTGTTCGATGGTCTTGATGGCATCATCGCAAGAATGACCCACACGACCAGCGACTTTGGAAAAGAACTCGACTCGCTGGCGGACGTGATTACGTTTGGTGTTGCGCCGAGTTTGCTGGCCTATATCTGGGGCTTCCGCATGCTGCCTTTGATGGCTCATCCGGAGGCGCGACAGCAAATTGTGCATATTGGGGTGTTTGTCTGTTTTATCTTTTTGATATGCGGCGCCAGTCGGCTGGCGAGATTTAATATCAGCATCAACCCGCAGCCTCGCAACCCGGGGCGACCGGGCAAGAAGTATTTTGTGGGCATGCCGATTCCGGCAGGTGCGGGCGTGATCAGCTCGGTGATTCACTTTCAACACGGATCGCCGATCGACAACCCATGGATAGCGCTGGTGTGGCTGTGCCTGCTGCTGTTCACCAGCTTTTTGATGGTAAGCAACTGGCGGTTCTGGAGTGCGAAGGAGATCACGCTTGGTAAGCGTCATCCCTTTCAACTGGTCGCGGTGATAGCGTTTATAGGAGCGCTGATCGTGCTGTATTCGGAGTACATGCTGATCATCCTGGCAATGGCGTATCTGGTGTCCGGTGTGGTGGCTCGGCTTGCGTACTCGTGGGGGCGAGAGCGGCGGCACTCCGCGGTGTAA
- a CDS encoding phosphatidylserine decarboxylase produces the protein MVRDGFFYALGLGVVAAALWYLNMPIALVALPVVLAAFFLWFFRDPNRTIPQAPGQIVSPGDGVVTEAEWIETVSGSRLRLSIFLNVFDVHVNRSPVGGVVKVCEFRKGEFMNAMKPESVLNNEQTLITIDAGGYEVSFKQIAGLLARRIVCNLKVGDRVERGQRIGLIKFGSRVDVLMPAAANLKVKTGARVKGGSTVLAVLPEQSLRDAPAVVA, from the coding sequence ATGGTGCGAGACGGTTTTTTCTATGCCTTAGGGCTTGGGGTTGTTGCGGCGGCACTTTGGTATCTGAATATGCCGATTGCGCTGGTGGCGTTACCGGTGGTGCTGGCGGCTTTCTTTTTGTGGTTTTTTCGCGATCCGAACAGGACGATTCCGCAGGCGCCGGGACAGATTGTGTCTCCTGGGGACGGGGTGGTTACGGAAGCTGAGTGGATCGAAACGGTTAGCGGGAGTCGGTTGCGACTTAGCATCTTTCTGAACGTGTTTGATGTGCATGTGAACCGTTCGCCGGTGGGCGGAGTCGTGAAGGTGTGCGAGTTTCGCAAGGGCGAATTCATGAATGCGATGAAGCCGGAGTCTGTGTTGAACAACGAGCAGACTCTGATTACGATCGATGCCGGTGGATATGAAGTCAGCTTCAAACAGATAGCCGGGCTGCTGGCTCGGCGTATTGTGTGCAACCTGAAAGTAGGTGACCGAGTGGAGCGTGGACAGCGGATCGGCCTCATCAAATTTGGGTCGCGGGTGGATGTACTGATGCCGGCAGCGGCGAACCTGAAGGTGAAGACGGGGGCTCGCGTTAAGGGTGGGTCGACCGTGCTGGCCGTGCTCCCGGAGCAGTCGCTGAGAGACGCACCGGCAGTGGTGGCCTAA
- a CDS encoding Asd/ArgC dimerization domain-containing protein produces MTERMYRIGIVGASSLAGKELSEELAESVLGASDFVLLDEEEAAGQVTSAGDEVVFIQRLETSSFDRMDFVFFAGSAAVTKKHWQAARREGASIVDLTYALEGEKDVLVRAPWVAEVLADKSEPGGPEPDLKTPALVAAHPVAVMLALVAGRLQAKMALTSVAATVMEPASEYGRAAMDELHQQTVTLLSFQTLPREQYDAQVAFNLLPSLGDAAKVKLSATERRIRKHYAGLADSLLPELALQVIQAPVFHGYVVSMLVELSGEATQEEVEVALAGEHIDVVSEESDPPSNLSAAGQEDIMVRVSGDFDQGERGTRFWLWLAADNLKLAALNAIACGGELSRLRPRGKVQ; encoded by the coding sequence ATGACGGAAAGAATGTATCGAATCGGAATCGTTGGGGCGTCTTCGCTCGCTGGTAAAGAGCTGAGCGAGGAGTTGGCCGAGTCGGTGCTGGGAGCATCGGACTTTGTCCTGCTCGACGAAGAAGAAGCCGCTGGACAAGTGACCTCCGCTGGCGATGAGGTTGTTTTTATACAACGATTGGAGACATCTTCCTTCGACCGAATGGACTTTGTTTTTTTTGCGGGCAGTGCAGCGGTGACGAAGAAGCATTGGCAGGCTGCGCGGCGCGAGGGGGCGAGCATTGTCGATCTAACGTACGCGTTGGAGGGCGAGAAGGATGTTCTGGTGCGGGCTCCTTGGGTGGCTGAGGTGCTTGCAGATAAGAGCGAGCCTGGAGGCCCAGAGCCGGATTTGAAGACGCCAGCTCTAGTAGCTGCGCATCCGGTCGCTGTGATGCTTGCCCTAGTTGCCGGAAGACTGCAAGCGAAGATGGCTTTGACGAGCGTTGCTGCGACCGTCATGGAGCCGGCGTCCGAGTATGGCCGCGCCGCGATGGATGAGTTGCATCAGCAGACTGTTACCCTGCTTTCATTTCAGACGCTGCCACGGGAGCAATATGATGCGCAGGTGGCATTCAATCTGTTGCCTTCGCTCGGCGATGCCGCGAAGGTGAAGCTGAGCGCCACGGAACGGCGTATCCGCAAACACTACGCTGGGCTTGCTGATTCGCTGTTACCTGAACTGGCGCTGCAGGTCATTCAGGCTCCGGTGTTTCATGGGTATGTCGTTTCGATGCTGGTGGAACTCTCTGGTGAAGCGACGCAGGAGGAAGTAGAGGTGGCGCTTGCCGGGGAACATATAGACGTAGTAAGCGAGGAATCCGATCCGCCGAGCAACCTGAGTGCGGCGGGGCAGGAGGACATTATGGTACGAGTGAGCGGAGACTTTGATCAGGGGGAGCGAGGAACACGCTTCTGGCTGTGGCTCGCTGCGGATAACCTGAAGCTCGCGGCGCTGAATGCGATTGCATGCGGCGGGGAGCTAAGCAGGTTGCGTCCCCGTGGCAAGGTGCAGTAG
- the mak gene encoding fructokinase: MTEMGMRIGIDLGGTKIEALAIDDRGTELARHRVDTPRDDYEATVKAIVALVHRIETETGKTGTVGAGIPGTISRITGLVKNANSTWLNGQPFHRDLIATLGREVRVANDANCLAVSEATDGAAAGVRFVYGVILGTGCGGGVALEGCVHDGPNGVAGEWGHNPLPWPKPEESPGPECYCGKKGCMEMWVSGTGIARDYKNVTGRARTTREIIADFAAGDLVAAETVERFEDRLARGLANVINILDPDVIVVGGGVSGVEHIYEALPKLLPKYVFGGEASTPVVKAKYGDSSGVRGAAWLWPNRRV; this comes from the coding sequence ATGACGGAGATGGGGATGCGCATCGGGATTGATCTTGGTGGGACAAAAATCGAGGCACTCGCTATCGATGATCGCGGCACAGAGTTGGCTCGGCATCGTGTCGATACTCCGCGGGACGATTATGAAGCGACGGTGAAGGCAATTGTTGCGCTGGTCCACCGCATAGAAACGGAGACTGGAAAGACAGGCACTGTGGGTGCCGGTATTCCAGGTACCATCTCGAGAATTACCGGGCTGGTTAAAAACGCCAATTCAACGTGGTTGAATGGCCAACCATTTCATAGAGATTTGATCGCTACGCTTGGTCGCGAAGTACGGGTCGCCAACGATGCAAATTGCCTTGCGGTATCAGAGGCGACAGACGGCGCGGCCGCCGGTGTGCGTTTTGTGTATGGAGTCATTCTAGGGACCGGATGTGGAGGCGGAGTCGCTCTGGAGGGATGCGTCCACGACGGACCGAATGGAGTTGCGGGCGAATGGGGGCACAATCCACTGCCGTGGCCGAAGCCGGAGGAGTCCCCTGGACCGGAGTGTTATTGCGGAAAGAAAGGGTGCATGGAGATGTGGGTCTCGGGCACGGGGATTGCGCGGGATTACAAAAATGTGACCGGCAGAGCGCGGACTACGCGGGAGATAATTGCTGACTTTGCCGCGGGAGATCTAGTGGCGGCGGAGACCGTTGAGCGGTTCGAAGATCGTTTGGCGCGCGGTTTGGCTAACGTGATCAACATACTGGATCCAGATGTCATTGTGGTTGGTGGAGGCGTATCAGGGGTGGAGCATATCTACGAGGCACTGCCTAAGTTGCTGCCGAAATATGTGTTTGGAGGAGAGGCATCCACGCCGGTCGTGAAAGCAAAATATGGAGACTCCAGTGGAGTCCGCGGCGCGGCGTGGCTTTGGCCAAACAGACGAGTTTGA
- a CDS encoding GNAT family N-acetyltransferase → MSSAKYRVRAGRAEDFVGVIRLERATPEAPHWAEAEYAAIVGADRSSEVAVTRCLFVAESDAGLLGFAVGKVLVSGAVRLAELESVAVSASARRVGVGRALCGGVICWCRERGAKEMELEVRAGSGGAVALYRGLGFAVVGQRDNYYHDPTEDALLMQLKLAGDE, encoded by the coding sequence ATGAGTTCGGCCAAGTATAGGGTTCGCGCTGGTCGTGCTGAGGACTTTGTTGGTGTGATAAGGCTGGAGAGGGCTACGCCTGAGGCTCCGCATTGGGCGGAGGCCGAGTATGCGGCAATTGTGGGTGCCGATAGAAGCTCTGAGGTTGCGGTGACGAGGTGCTTGTTCGTTGCGGAGTCGGATGCTGGGTTGTTGGGTTTTGCAGTTGGAAAGGTTCTTGTTTCCGGGGCTGTGAGGCTGGCCGAGCTTGAAAGCGTGGCAGTAAGTGCGTCGGCCCGACGAGTGGGCGTGGGAAGGGCGTTGTGCGGGGGGGTCATTTGCTGGTGCAGGGAGCGGGGTGCGAAGGAGATGGAACTCGAGGTGAGGGCGGGGAGTGGGGGTGCAGTTGCGCTTTACAGGGGGTTAGGGTTTGCGGTCGTTGGACAGCGCGATAACTACTACCACGATCCCACAGAGGACGCGTTGCTGATGCAGTTGAAGTTAGCTGGAGACGAGTAA
- the meaB gene encoding methylmalonyl Co-A mutase-associated GTPase MeaB, which produces MEHVIIANVPKDFRTSGVEVAQMMARVRAGDVRALARALSLVENGGGAEVLAACREFAGRSLRVGVTGPPGAGKSTLVDQMVRWLRQQGQSVGVVAVDPSSPYTGGALLGDRIRMQDFAGDDGVFIRSMASRGAMGGVARAAADVCSVMEAAGRQTIVIETVGVGQDEVDVIGLADVTVLVLVPGMGDEVQSLKAGVMEVADVFVVNKSDRGGAELVEQEIVAMQALAVGEGEWVPPVVRTVATTGEGVKELMETVRRCALEKGSRRVRLESADTLCVLGQGGLRLDHLGVAVKSIAGARGFYEALGLVVSHEETVEHEQVKTAMLPLGESRIELLEATEADSTIGRFLAKRGEGLHHIAVHVDEIDVMFARLTKQGVRLASNAVRVGAGGHRYFFVHPASTGGVLLEIVGDAVEPRKGGE; this is translated from the coding sequence GTGGAGCACGTTATTATCGCTAACGTGCCTAAGGATTTCAGGACGAGTGGGGTGGAAGTTGCGCAGATGATGGCGCGGGTGCGGGCAGGCGATGTTCGTGCTCTGGCTCGGGCCCTATCTCTTGTGGAGAATGGCGGCGGAGCGGAGGTGCTTGCGGCTTGCCGGGAGTTTGCGGGCAGATCGCTGCGGGTGGGAGTGACGGGGCCTCCTGGGGCGGGGAAGAGCACGCTGGTGGACCAGATGGTGAGGTGGCTTCGGCAGCAGGGGCAGAGTGTGGGGGTGGTGGCGGTCGATCCGTCTAGTCCTTACACGGGTGGGGCGTTATTGGGGGACCGGATTCGGATGCAGGATTTTGCCGGGGATGATGGGGTGTTTATTCGCAGCATGGCTTCGCGTGGGGCTATGGGGGGCGTTGCGCGTGCGGCTGCCGATGTTTGCTCGGTGATGGAGGCGGCCGGGCGGCAGACGATTGTGATTGAGACGGTGGGTGTGGGACAGGATGAGGTGGATGTGATCGGCCTGGCGGATGTGACTGTGCTGGTGCTTGTGCCCGGAATGGGCGATGAGGTGCAGAGTCTGAAGGCTGGCGTGATGGAGGTCGCGGATGTGTTTGTTGTGAACAAGAGCGACCGTGGGGGTGCGGAGTTGGTAGAGCAGGAGATTGTTGCGATGCAGGCTTTGGCGGTTGGAGAGGGTGAGTGGGTGCCTCCTGTTGTGCGGACGGTCGCGACTACGGGGGAGGGTGTCAAGGAGTTGATGGAGACGGTGAGACGATGCGCCTTGGAGAAGGGGTCGCGAAGAGTAAGGCTTGAGAGCGCTGACACTCTGTGCGTGCTGGGGCAGGGCGGGCTGCGGCTGGATCATCTTGGCGTCGCGGTGAAGAGCATTGCGGGGGCGCGTGGATTTTATGAGGCGCTGGGGCTGGTGGTGAGCCATGAAGAGACAGTGGAGCATGAGCAGGTGAAGACGGCGATGCTGCCGCTGGGAGAAAGCCGTATCGAGTTGTTGGAGGCGACCGAGGCAGATTCCACGATTGGGAGATTTTTGGCGAAGCGAGGTGAGGGGCTGCATCATATCGCCGTCCATGTGGATGAGATTGACGTGATGTTTGCGCGGCTGACAAAGCAAGGAGTGAGGTTGGCGAGCAATGCGGTGAGAGTGGGGGCTGGCGGGCATCGGTATTTCTTTGTGCATCCGGCCAGCACAGGGGGCGTGTTGCTGGAGATTGTCGGGGATGCAGTTGAGCCGCGTAAGGGTGGGGAGTGA
- a CDS encoding MFS transporter, which produces MSINTASLPDSGFTTTAPEKSNIRWLVCGLLFLATTINYMDRSVFSLIEPLLHLDFMGWIPGIDAAHQTAYNLNYGRVLICFQIAYGVGFLFAGRIIDKLGTKTGYALAILIWGCASISHSMVASVAGFCIARVFLGLGESGNFPAAIKATTEWFPSEERALATGLFNSGSNASAFIAPVLIAAVAARWGWHAAFICTGSMGLIWAIIWLIFPYNKLRRSATQTQTDLAPVTQGGSIYPILLHHRGFWAFSIAKGITDPIWWFYLFYLPKFLNDNYGLNLSHVKYPLIVIYTAASIGSIAGGWLSGFRMKHGHTVNSGRKFALLICALCVLPIMLVPHMHSISPHNAWPAIALFCLATAAHQGWSANLFSTPTDMFPSTSVSTVVGIGGAAGALGGACFTWLVSHYFSLHPLLIFTMGGLAYVTALLIFQLLVPRLGGRQTA; this is translated from the coding sequence ATGTCGATCAACACTGCCAGCCTGCCTGACTCGGGCTTCACCACCACCGCCCCGGAGAAATCCAATATCCGCTGGCTCGTCTGCGGTCTTCTCTTCCTCGCCACCACCATTAATTACATGGACCGCTCGGTCTTCTCCCTCATCGAGCCGCTCCTCCACCTCGACTTCATGGGCTGGATTCCCGGCATCGACGCCGCTCATCAAACCGCTTACAACCTCAACTATGGACGCGTCCTCATCTGCTTCCAGATCGCCTATGGCGTCGGCTTTCTCTTCGCCGGTCGTATCATCGACAAGCTCGGCACCAAAACCGGATACGCCCTCGCCATCCTGATCTGGGGATGCGCCTCGATCAGCCATTCCATGGTGGCCAGCGTCGCCGGCTTCTGCATCGCGCGCGTCTTCCTCGGCCTCGGCGAATCCGGCAACTTCCCCGCCGCCATCAAGGCCACCACCGAGTGGTTCCCCTCCGAAGAGCGCGCCCTCGCCACCGGCCTCTTCAACTCTGGCTCCAACGCCTCTGCTTTCATCGCCCCGGTTCTCATCGCAGCGGTCGCCGCCCGTTGGGGATGGCACGCCGCCTTCATCTGCACCGGCTCCATGGGACTCATCTGGGCAATCATCTGGCTTATCTTCCCTTACAACAAACTTCGCCGCAGCGCGACGCAAACCCAGACTGACCTTGCCCCCGTCACGCAGGGCGGCTCCATCTACCCCATCCTTCTCCACCACCGCGGCTTTTGGGCCTTCTCCATCGCCAAAGGCATCACCGACCCCATCTGGTGGTTCTATCTCTTTTATCTCCCCAAATTCCTCAACGATAACTACGGCCTCAATCTAAGCCACGTAAAGTACCCGCTCATCGTCATCTACACCGCCGCAAGCATCGGCTCCATCGCTGGCGGCTGGCTCTCCGGATTTCGCATGAAGCACGGCCACACCGTCAACTCCGGTCGCAAGTTCGCCCTTCTCATCTGTGCCCTTTGCGTTCTTCCCATCATGCTCGTCCCGCACATGCACTCCATCTCCCCACACAATGCCTGGCCCGCTATCGCGCTCTTCTGTCTCGCCACCGCCGCCCATCAAGGCTGGTCTGCCAACCTCTTCTCCACTCCAACGGACATGTTCCCCTCGACCAGCGTCAGCACCGTAGTCGGCATCGGCGGCGCTGCCGGAGCCCTCGGCGGAGCGTGCTTCACCTGGCTCGTCTCTCACTACTTCTCCCTCCACCCATTGCTGATCTTCACGATGGGAGGCCTCGCCTACGTCACCGCCCTCTTGATCTTCCAGCTCCTGGTTCCTCGTCTCGGCGGCCGGCAAACTGCCTAA
- a CDS encoding NADPH-dependent F420 reductase — MEVMRLHVGHFASKGIEVSLANNRGPGSLTDIVGKLGSKVKAVTVEESVLADVVILAVPFPAVPDAVSSISDWGGRIVIDATNAVDLPAFTPTNLGGRLSSKIVAEAVSGARVVKAFNTLAAAALASNPAEAGGRRVIFISSDDADAIATVSALCERLGFYPINLGRISECGRLQQFGGPFSTQNLIRID; from the coding sequence ATGGAAGTCATGCGACTGCATGTCGGCCATTTCGCAAGCAAGGGTATCGAAGTTTCACTGGCCAACAATCGCGGGCCTGGTTCGCTGACGGATATCGTTGGCAAGCTGGGCTCGAAGGTGAAAGCGGTCACTGTCGAGGAATCCGTCCTGGCCGACGTCGTGATCCTCGCGGTTCCGTTTCCGGCGGTACCTGATGCAGTCAGCTCGATATCCGACTGGGGAGGCCGCATCGTCATAGATGCTACGAACGCTGTCGACCTCCCAGCTTTTACTCCAACGAACCTGGGTGGGCGGTTATCCAGCAAGATCGTGGCCGAGGCTGTTTCCGGTGCGCGTGTAGTGAAGGCGTTCAATACCTTGGCGGCAGCGGCCCTAGCGAGCAATCCCGCCGAGGCTGGCGGACGGCGTGTCATCTTCATCTCCTCCGACGATGCTGATGCGATCGCTACGGTCAGCGCCCTGTGCGAGCGACTGGGCTTCTATCCCATCAATCTCGGACGGATATCTGAGTGCGGTCGTCTCCAGCAGTTTGGCGGACCTTTCTCTACGCAAAATCTAATCAGGATTGACTAA
- the tsaB gene encoding tRNA (adenosine(37)-N6)-threonylcarbamoyltransferase complex dimerization subunit type 1 TsaB has protein sequence MIHTAGGEGSVALADTEMASAIVATEVLPGRSSSERLVPTVRRLMASSGWLLRELAAVVVVYGPGSFTGVRVGVSAAKGLSEAGGVPLIALSRLALLAAAVNGGEQMVHAVLDAGRGEFYYGEYMGKRCVREILAGAEDLRTAASGGLVVVCELKVAEALRELRPKLVDEPLAGDALPFAVERVVSGRFDDAAALDANYLRRTDAEIFAKPTAPRATR, from the coding sequence ATGATTCATACGGCAGGGGGTGAGGGGAGCGTTGCGCTGGCGGATACCGAGATGGCGTCGGCGATCGTTGCGACTGAGGTGTTGCCGGGAAGGAGTTCGTCGGAACGGCTGGTTCCAACTGTGCGGCGGCTGATGGCGTCGAGTGGATGGCTGCTGAGAGAGTTGGCGGCTGTGGTTGTGGTGTATGGGCCGGGATCGTTTACGGGGGTACGTGTGGGGGTGAGCGCGGCGAAGGGGCTGAGCGAGGCCGGGGGTGTGCCTCTGATTGCGTTGTCGCGGCTGGCCCTGCTTGCCGCCGCGGTCAATGGCGGGGAGCAGATGGTGCATGCAGTTCTGGATGCTGGTCGCGGGGAGTTCTACTACGGAGAGTATATGGGGAAGAGATGCGTGCGGGAGATCCTGGCAGGCGCGGAGGATTTGAGGACGGCGGCTTCGGGTGGGTTGGTGGTGGTGTGTGAGTTGAAGGTGGCGGAGGCTTTGCGGGAGTTGCGTCCGAAGTTGGTGGATGAGCCGTTGGCGGGGGATGCTCTGCCGTTTGCGGTAGAGCGAGTTGTATCGGGGCGATTTGATGATGCTGCTGCGCTGGATGCGAATTATCTGAGACGGACCGATGCTGAGATATTTGCCAAACCTACTGCTCCGCGAGCCACTCGATGA
- a CDS encoding DUF465 domain-containing protein — MQTGKFTELPHPASFPSIQQLMQEHSLYDRRLDTLRSKLFLTDSEQLEEVRLKKLKLSLKDEIERLRRLGAS; from the coding sequence GTGCAAACTGGCAAGTTCACCGAGCTGCCCCATCCTGCGTCGTTCCCTTCCATTCAACAATTGATGCAAGAACATAGCCTTTATGATCGCAGGCTGGATACGCTGCGGTCCAAGTTGTTTCTCACTGACTCGGAACAGTTGGAAGAGGTGAGATTGAAGAAGCTGAAGCTCAGTTTGAAGGATGAGATCGAGCGGCTTCGACGCTTGGGAGCATCCTAA
- a CDS encoding sensor histidine kinase produces MSRIAHDRMYALGETGLIAQVADSRSDAVSAPRSFIGYQPARLTGCTKRNNPTDRGSVAELSASIAHQLSQPLTSMLANAQAAKRWLVAGPSLREAIASVDRIVIDARTAGETMQRIQALFKQEPLDRRAANIPDVINEAVRLVLEDPRKREVSTRCCFGENLPEVWVDPLAIQELFINVISNAIEALENNRETALVEIHADVNDANEMIIQVIDNGSGIGETDKIFDAFVTSKKSGLGIGLALSRSIAEAHGGRLWAENNPSGGATFSLTVPLSSAHLHLERTGMLAGREREGN; encoded by the coding sequence ATGAGCAGGATTGCCCATGACCGCATGTACGCTCTCGGCGAAACCGGGCTCATTGCTCAGGTCGCGGACAGCCGCAGTGACGCTGTCTCCGCGCCGCGGAGCTTCATTGGTTATCAACCTGCCCGTCTTACCGGTTGCACCAAACGCAACAATCCCACCGACAGGGGTTCAGTGGCTGAGCTGTCAGCTTCGATCGCTCATCAACTCAGCCAACCTCTGACGTCGATGCTCGCGAATGCCCAAGCCGCAAAGCGCTGGTTAGTGGCCGGACCCAGTCTGAGGGAGGCCATCGCATCCGTTGATCGGATAGTGATCGATGCTCGCACCGCCGGTGAGACGATGCAGCGGATTCAGGCGCTCTTCAAACAAGAGCCTTTAGATAGAAGAGCAGCCAACATCCCAGATGTGATCAATGAAGCAGTTCGTTTGGTTCTGGAGGATCCCCGCAAGCGTGAAGTATCGACCCGATGCTGCTTCGGGGAGAATCTACCCGAAGTTTGGGTAGACCCACTCGCAATTCAGGAGCTCTTCATTAACGTGATTTCGAATGCCATCGAAGCGCTAGAAAACAATAGAGAAACTGCTCTCGTTGAAATCCATGCAGATGTAAATGATGCGAACGAGATGATCATACAAGTGATCGACAACGGGTCTGGTATCGGCGAAACAGACAAGATCTTCGATGCTTTTGTGACCTCAAAAAAAAGCGGGCTAGGGATCGGTTTGGCTCTGTCCCGCTCGATCGCCGAAGCGCACGGCGGGCGCCTCTGGGCTGAGAATAACCCGAGTGGCGGCGCGACATTTTCTTTGACCGTACCCCTAAGCTCCGCACATCTTCATCTTGAACGAACGGGGATGCTCGCTGGTCGGGAAAGAGAAGGCAATTGA